A genomic segment from Aegilops tauschii subsp. strangulata cultivar AL8/78 chromosome 1, Aet v6.0, whole genome shotgun sequence encodes:
- the LOC109783893 gene encoding uncharacterized protein At4g15545, whose amino-acid sequence MSDEGEDAPVAAVAAGFGLPEELAAVLPADPFEQLDVARKITSIALASRVGRLEAEAAGLRAQLARRDDAAEDLRERVEQLESALALATDRLSRAEDDKETLLKEKATLSNTVNKLNRDVAKLEVFKKTLMQSLQEDDDKPNIPKAKLTETSNFSPAPSVGDDDSAFPTSNSSQLFETASSASEESSHAEPDVPRPPRSHVYMPSYNSTPKLTPPGSPPRGYAPLSPPRRHSISIASMNRLDDRSSVFSSSHSTMTSPFDTPSPTGRTRVDGKEFFRQVRNRLSYEQFSAFLANVKELNAHKQTREDTLRKADAIFGPENSDLYTIFESLITRTHH is encoded by the exons ATGTCGGACGAAGGGGAGGACGCGCccgtggcggcggtggcggccggCTTCGGGCTGCCCGAGGAGCTGGCGGCCGTGCTGCCGGCCGACCCGTTCGAGCAGCTGGACGTGGCGCGCAAGATCACCTCCATCGCGCTCGCGTCCCGCGTCGGCCGCCTCGAGGCGGAGGCCGCGGGGCTCCGCGCGCAGCTCGCCCGGCGCGACGACGCCGCCGAGGACCTCCGCGAGCGCGTCGAGCAGCTCGAGTCCGCGCTCGCGCTCGCCACCGACCGCCTCAGCCGCGCCGAGGACGACAAG GAGACGCTGCTGAAAGAGAAGGCGACGCTGTCAAACACCGTCAACAAGCTCAACAGAGATGTCGCCAAG TTGGAAGTTTTCAAGAAGACGCTTATGCAGTCACTTCAGGAAGATGATGACAAACCC AACATTCCCAAGGCTAAGCTCACCGAAACATCGAATTTCTCCCCTGCGCCATCTGTCGGAG ATGATGATTCAGCATTTCCAACTTCTAATTCATCACAGTTGTTTGAAACTGCAAGTTCTGCTTCAGAGGAAAGTAGCCATGCTGAGCCAGACG TGCCTAGGCCACCTCGCTCGCATGTATATATGCCATCGTACAACAGTACACCAAAGCTTACTCCTCCAGGCTCACCTCCAAGGGGTTATGCACCACTTTCACCACCAAGGAGACATTCAATCTCGATTGCGTCAATGAACAGGCTCGATGACAGGTCTTCGGTCTTTTCCAGTAGCCATAGCACAATGACATCTCCATTTGACACACCAAGTCCAACAG GACGAACACGAGTTGATGGGAAAGAGTTCTTTCGCCAAGTCAG AAACCGCTTGTCTTATGAGCAGTTCAGCGCATTCCTAGCCAATGTGAAGGAACTGAATGCACACAAGCAGACCAGAGAG GATACACTAAGAAAAGCTGATGCGATCTTTGGACCTGAAAACAGTGACTTGTACACCATCTTTGAGAGTCTAATTACTCGCACGCATCATTAG